The Malus sylvestris chromosome 8, drMalSylv7.2, whole genome shotgun sequence genomic interval TCACACATACATAAAAAACAATCAATCTGATAAGCAAAGTGACAGAGACCCATTTCAAGTCTTCAACCTCAAGGTGGATTCTAATTTACTTGGAcctgaaaaataattaaagaaataaaacaatcttaatcacaacaattaaAAAATGGCCACAGAAGAAAAAATAGTATGAGGTTGGCCGGCAGCTGATCCCCTGCAGCCGTCGATCGTTGACCTTTTATATGATCCAACGACTCACATATCTCCGAACTCACTTTCTCATCCGGACGGCACTACACTTTGGCTGTTGTAACTTGTTTGTTCCAGTTAACCTTCCAAAGCTGGAAAGAAATTAactccaaaaaattaaaaattatatatataaaaaaaaatggaagtccAATATTACAAGGGACTTCTCTCTTCACACAGGCGTTTTTacctccttctctctctaaaaggaaaagccttttcctttctctctctagatccTTAAAAAGCTTAAACTTTCGGCTTCTGGGTAttcaaaggaagaagaagaaggaagaggaggaagaaatagGTAGAATTAGAACATCGGATGATCAAGTTTACTTCTTTAACTCTGATCTAAATTCAATGATTATCGTTTTGTATTGGGTTTTCTtctaaatttttcaaatttctccATCTGGGTTTTATCTCTGATTATCGTTTTTGGTATTGGATAGCTGCTGGGTTTGCTTCATCATCATCTGCTTCCTTCTGCCTccaaactttttaatttttttttcaaaattataatttttggtgaggaattctGATCAATTTTTCCAGCTTGGTTTTCTTCCTTATCAATAAAAATAAGCACTTTTCAAGTCCAAAAGCGAAGATTTCTGTTTGGTTTGTGGGAATATATGGAGGAGAAATCATGATAAACATTTGTTTCCCTCCTTTTCActggtttttatttttcaggaaattcagctttttctttctttctttctttcaagtCCTTAAATCACGGGGAGAGAGTCTTTGGTGAAAATAGAAAATAGGATCATTGTGTGGAGaataattcaagaaaaaagGGGTTTGTGGCCACTTTTTTGGGATGATTTTATGGGGCATGTGGCCATCTGGAGTCCTTTTTTTAACCcttgcttttcttcctttttatgttttgacacaattaaaattttgggttgttGGGTTTCTCTTTGTATCATCAATGACTCAACTAATGCCGACAGAGGTCTTAATTTGCTTATTCTTGTTTTTTAGTGCTTAATCCTGCATTTTTGAGCCTCtaatcatcttttttttttgtgtgcatgttttgtgttttttcttaattattatgtTGTCTTCTGCATAGAAATTATGCTCGTTTCGATGTTTCGCGTATTGCTAGTGCTCTGAGTTCTGGAATTTGTGTGATATGGTTTTGACTTACGATACAAAATTGTTGATAATGGACATACTTGTAGTGTGGACATTAGTACAGATGATGAATTTCGAAATAGTTATCGAGTGCAGTTAATCGTGTATGATGGAATGATCAACAAGTGGCTATGGTAAAGTAACAAAATTCTCTTATAATGTTTCATCGCAGCAGATTATAGTTGAATAAGGATTCCATGTCTCTGGCTAGGAAACTTgtttgtgggggggggggggggggtggggggcTATTACTTCCAGCAGAGGAAATGCATCAATATATCTGGCCTCCAATTTTTGTTGTCATGAAAAAATCTTGAAATCTGACCTTAGTAAGATTGTTGAAATTACAACCTCAATCAGATTCCAAGTTTTGCTCATTTATGCGATGAGTTTTTGGCGGATTATTTGTAGCTTTTTGTTTTACATTGGATtcttgttattttccatgagcGATGACAAACTAGTGACTCATTTCTCTGTGAACATTTTTGTGTTTAGCTTTACCTACATATGAGACATAGTGCTTGCATGAAACATACTGTCTGCATAGGAaacatattttgttttgtttaaaccTGTCCGTTGCAGTTGTTCTCAGGACTATTAGTTATGCAATGTCTGCACTCTTGTTTCCTTGTTTTTCCCCCTTCCGAAGAAATTGCCAATTATGAGTACCAAGGATTCTTTGACTCTTATATGATACTTCACCTTCTAGATCTAGATTGTCTCTCACTAGCATTCTTCATGGAACTTGGAAATTGTTGTCATTTTACTTTGAAAATGGCATCGAagatcttaaatttttttttgttactgtTCTTACAGAATTGAAACATGCGATCGACATACATGGATGAGTATTTTGGTAAAAGAGCTGTTGATGGGCTCGTCTCTAAAAAGGGATCTGGTCTTGTTTTAAGGGAAACCCCCAATAGAGACCGCAATGCTCAGCTCTGTAGCCGGTTGGGATGTAGTGGAAGATTGAACTCTGTAAAAAGTGCTCAAATTGAAAAGGCCAAACCTTCAAGGCCAATATTTCGCTCTTCGTCAAGTGGGAAAGAGATAATTGGAAGTTCCTCGAGGTCGTGCATTGGTGGCAACACAAGCAAGTCCATTGCAGAACCTTGCAAAAAGCTATGTTCTAATTTGGAAACTGATTCATCTGAAACCAGTAGTGTTCAGGATGATCCAGAAGTTTCAGAAATCGCTCTGCCACCTGGAAAGATTCAAAGAGGGCTTCACCCTGAATTTCAAAATTCTGTGTCTAGTGAAGTCACTTTGATGGAAGTTGGAAGCTCTGGTGTCGCATCAAATACAAGATCTCGAAGGAGTTTCAATCAGAGATCTGGATTGCACAGCCAAGATTCCATCGTGGGTTCTAATGTTTCTACAGGATCTAAAAACATCATCCAGACACGGGCTAGCAAAGCCAGGAATGGTTTAAGAAATCTAAGATGTAATTCAGTATCTGACGTTGTCCCTTCCGGTTGTTCATCATCAGATTCAAGCCTTGGTCAGAGAGAGACCATAAAGCGAAGAACTTTCGAAGGAGAAAGTAGTTCTGCTGCTAAGGGGAAGAAAATGAATGGGTCATCGTCAGCACAAAATCCCAGTTCTAGCCATGGCATCTCAACTTCTGATTCAAGAAGAGCTAGAAATATGCCTTCTAACAGGGATAACAATGGTGTTGCACCAGTTAGGACTCGGAGAACTGTCACTGGTCACTCGAGGGGAAAGCTGCTTCCTAATCAAGGAAGTGGAAACAATTCGT includes:
- the LOC126632696 gene encoding uncharacterized protein LOC126632696, whose protein sequence is MRSTYMDEYFGKRAVDGLVSKKGSGLVLRETPNRDRNAQLCSRLGCSGRLNSVKSAQIEKAKPSRPIFRSSSSGKEIIGSSSRSCIGGNTSKSIAEPCKKLCSNLETDSSETSSVQDDPEVSEIALPPGKIQRGLHPEFQNSVSSEVTLMEVGSSGVASNTRSRRSFNQRSGLHSQDSIVGSNVSTGSKNIIQTRASKARNGLRNLRCNSVSDVVPSGCSSSDSSLGQRETIKRRTFEGESSSAAKGKKMNGSSSAQNPSSSHGISTSDSRRARNMPSNRDNNGVAPVRTRRTVTGHSRGKLLPNQGSGNNSSSSGSSAGPHTSEPEMSINSNASSSSQQSSDEVPLIRPNSYSRPGSSSGTLHGILRAGASDVGFSRSLRNQDGLRRYNMDGIAEVLLALERIEHDEELTFEQILVLETNLFLNGLNFYDQHRDMRLDIDNMTYEELLALEERMGTVSTALPEEALSDCLKKSIYQFTPQEDASVSCDGKKADVKCSICQEEYVAGDEVGRLRCKHRFHVVCVNQWLRLKNWCPICKGAAAAAAPAPSPSPSPPST